In Thermodesulfobacteriota bacterium, the following proteins share a genomic window:
- a CDS encoding undecaprenyl-diphosphate phosphatase, with the protein MSLAQSLILGIIQGVTEFLPISSSAHLILIPWFFRFEQGGLTYDVMLHFSTLFATLILYGRTFFFLILEVKDKFRQKRIKESLLLKI; encoded by the coding sequence TTGAGCTTAGCCCAAAGCCTCATCCTAGGTATAATCCAGGGTGTGACAGAGTTTTTACCGATTAGTAGTTCTGCCCACCTTATTCTCATTCCCTGGTTTTTCCGGTTTGAACAGGGAGGGCTAACGTATGATGTCATGTTACATTTCTCTACGCTTTTTGCTACCCTCATTCTTTATGGCCGAACGTTCTTTTTTCTCATTTTGGAGGTAAAAGACAAGTTCCGGCAAAAAAGGATTAAGGAATCGCTCCTTCTTAAGATTA